The proteins below are encoded in one region of Selenihalanaerobacter shriftii:
- a CDS encoding N-acyl-D-amino-acid deacylase family protein: MELDLKLSGGMIIDGSGQGRFRADIGIKDELISKVGDLKDVKALEEYDITGLTVAPGFIDIHSHSDLSVLVNPKATGKIYQGVTTEVLGNCGSSAAPMARQAVDSVRSSAMKYNLELSWRDMAGYFKEINTQGCAVNVVSLVGHGLLRKSIMGDDISRPTVDQLEEMKELLTTAMEQGAWGISTGLIYPPSSYAQTKELIELAKVVSEYGGIYATHLRDEGDRLITAVKEAIKIGKEAQVSVQLSHHKANGKKNWGKVKQTLQLITEANQIGLDIDCDVYPYLATSTGLSALLPSRVKEGGSQKVIQRLNDEKVVEQIKEYWEEERKEKESWEKILIAEVDKEYNKYLEGKSVAEIAKEKGNDPAEVVIDLLINEELKVSMVKFSICKEDLERVLTFPKSMIGSDALTRSKDGILNQGKPHPRAYGTFPKVINQFVKKEKVITLEEAIKKMTYLPAKKLALTDRGRIDEGLKADLVIFDLNELKDKATYQNPHQYAQGVKYSLVNGEFIIKDSKHTSKLPGKVLKNRHK, encoded by the coding sequence ATGGAATTAGATTTAAAATTAAGCGGAGGTATGATAATAGATGGCAGTGGTCAAGGGAGATTTCGGGCTGATATTGGGATTAAAGATGAATTAATTAGCAAAGTGGGGGATTTAAAAGACGTTAAAGCTTTAGAAGAGTATGATATTACTGGATTAACTGTAGCTCCAGGCTTTATAGATATACATTCACATTCAGACCTTTCAGTTCTCGTTAACCCTAAAGCAACAGGGAAAATATATCAAGGAGTAACTACAGAAGTTCTAGGTAATTGCGGCTCTTCGGCAGCTCCTATGGCTAGGCAAGCTGTAGATTCAGTTAGAAGTAGTGCAATGAAATATAATCTAGAATTAAGTTGGAGAGATATGGCTGGTTATTTTAAAGAGATAAACACCCAGGGATGTGCAGTCAATGTGGTTTCTTTAGTAGGTCATGGATTATTAAGAAAATCAATAATGGGTGATGATATTAGCAGACCTACGGTTGATCAATTAGAAGAAATGAAAGAATTACTGACTACAGCTATGGAACAAGGAGCTTGGGGTATATCTACAGGTTTAATTTATCCTCCATCCTCTTATGCACAGACAAAAGAATTAATAGAATTAGCTAAAGTAGTTTCAGAATATGGAGGAATTTATGCTACTCATTTACGGGATGAGGGAGACAGGTTAATTACAGCTGTGAAAGAAGCTATTAAGATAGGTAAAGAGGCTCAGGTTTCAGTGCAGCTTTCTCATCATAAAGCCAATGGTAAAAAGAATTGGGGGAAGGTTAAGCAGACATTACAATTAATAACTGAGGCTAATCAAATAGGATTGGATATTGATTGTGATGTATACCCTTATTTAGCAACATCTACAGGTTTATCTGCTCTTTTACCTTCAAGAGTAAAAGAAGGAGGGAGTCAAAAAGTCATTCAACGTTTAAATGATGAAAAAGTTGTGGAGCAGATAAAAGAATATTGGGAAGAAGAAAGAAAAGAAAAAGAATCATGGGAAAAGATATTAATTGCTGAAGTTGATAAAGAATATAATAAGTATTTAGAAGGCAAGAGTGTAGCTGAGATAGCCAAAGAAAAAGGAAATGATCCAGCTGAAGTAGTTATTGATTTATTAATCAATGAGGAATTAAAAGTTAGTATGGTTAAATTTTCAATCTGTAAAGAGGATTTAGAAAGAGTCTTGACTTTCCCTAAAAGCATGATTGGTTCAGATGCATTAACCAGGTCTAAAGATGGAATTTTAAATCAAGGAAAACCACATCCTAGAGCTTATGGAACTTTTCCTAAAGTAATAAATCAATTTGTAAAGAAAGAAAAAGTCATCACTTTAGAGGAAGCTATTAAAAAGATGACTTATTTACCTGCTAAGAAGTTAGCATTAACTGATAGAGGGAGAATAGATGAAGGGTTAAAAGCCGATTTAGTTATTTTTGATTTAAACGAATTAAAAGATAAAGCTACTTATCAAAATCCCCATCAGTATGCTCAAGGTGTTAAATATTCATTAGTTAATGGAGAATTCATTATAAAAGATTCTAAGCATACATCTAAATTGCCAGGAAAAGTATTAAAAAACCGTCATAAATAA
- the spoVT gene encoding stage V sporulation protein T → MKATGIVRRIDDLGRVVIPKEIRRTMRIREGEPLEIFVDRDGEVILKKYSPIGQLGEFAQEYVDSLHEVTGYIACVLDRDVVVAVAGAPEKKFLDKPISQAAEKVLDEKDTLVMDEPGAHAFCEGCKGDDEDCKFSSQVLAPIITSKGDTLGAVVLSSQETNSEMGDLEIKLANTAAGFLAKQMEE, encoded by the coding sequence ATGAAGGCTACAGGAATAGTAAGGCGGATTGATGACTTAGGACGGGTAGTAATTCCTAAAGAAATTCGAAGAACGATGCGAATTCGAGAAGGTGAACCATTAGAGATTTTTGTCGACCGAGATGGAGAGGTGATTTTGAAAAAGTATTCTCCAATTGGACAGTTAGGGGAGTTCGCTCAAGAGTATGTTGATTCTTTACATGAGGTTACCGGTTATATTGCTTGTGTTTTGGATAGGGATGTAGTAGTAGCGGTTGCCGGTGCTCCTGAAAAGAAGTTTTTAGATAAACCGATTAGTCAAGCAGCGGAAAAAGTATTAGATGAGAAAGATACTTTAGTAATGGATGAGCCAGGAGCTCATGCATTCTGTGAAGGATGTAAAGGAGATGATGAGGACTGCAAATTTAGTTCTCAAGTTTTAGCTCCTATTATTACTTCTAAAGGAGATACTTTAGGAGCGGTAGTATTAAGTTCTCAAGAGACTAATAGTGAAATGGGAGATTTAGAGATTAAATTAGCAAATACTGCTGCTGGTTTTTTGGCCAAACAGATGGAAGAATAG
- the spoVG gene encoding septation regulator SpoVG — protein MDITDVRIKKLDSDGKTKAFASITFDDSFVVKGLKIVEGKNGLFISMPSRKRSNGDYVDIAHPVKAEVRAKIQERILNAYEKLA, from the coding sequence TTGGATATAACAGATGTTAGAATTAAAAAATTAGATTCAGACGGTAAGACCAAAGCATTTGCATCTATCACTTTTGATGATTCCTTTGTAGTAAAGGGATTAAAAATAGTTGAAGGTAAGAATGGTCTATTTATTTCTATGCCTAGCCGGAAACGTTCTAACGGTGATTATGTAGATATAGCTCATCCAGTTAAAGCTGAAGTTAGAGCAAAGATTCAAGAACGAATTTTGAACGCTTATGAGAAATTGGCTTAA
- a CDS encoding CarD family transcriptional regulator, with product MKNDLTNLLSNTTEFKTLKNNFGSKLDTQLSVGLSISQRSFIVANLYEEVSGKILLLTYNWQRATQIYEELLRLLSEEDILLFPQLEILPHEQIESDITVKIQRLTVLEKLRSSEDFIVIAPIQALLRNLVPKDLFDNYHFEIDINSSIDLGQLSSQLTEQGYERVSMVSNKGEYSIRGGILDIYPLTRDNPVRIELFGDEVESIREFDLATQRSIKELKTVSIPPSTETLLPSKFLQNGIVELKELLIQEKDRLLANDKEEEAKELEVKVKADIEKIKEGIIFTGIEQYLVSFYKEMSTLIDYFQDGYLIFDAPNRMRSKAFNIMDDINELKLSLLNQGSILSNYDQNFTTYEELLTEIYTYSKLYLNENQKAKGLKVDYNLELSLKKTPVFRGQINQFIDEIKKFRGREYQIIITLSTASKCKRLVTGLKEEGLPAFYVENITNQIKPGNIVVTTGALQEGLICTEPKFVLFTESDLFAQTQRKKKRKIKAYDQGVKISSFEELDVGDYVVHENHGIGKYLGVKTLEVQGHNKDYLLIRYADEDKLYVPTDQIDLIQKYVGMDGSQPKLYSLGSNDWSRIKRRVEESVQEMA from the coding sequence ATGAAAAATGATTTAACTAATCTTTTGTCAAACACAACTGAATTTAAAACTTTAAAAAATAATTTTGGTTCTAAGCTAGACACTCAATTATCAGTTGGCCTTTCAATTTCTCAACGGTCTTTTATCGTAGCAAACTTATATGAGGAAGTAAGTGGTAAAATTTTATTACTTACTTATAATTGGCAGCGAGCTACCCAAATTTATGAAGAATTATTAAGGTTACTTTCAGAGGAAGATATCTTGTTATTTCCTCAATTAGAGATATTACCTCATGAACAAATAGAATCTGATATTACAGTTAAAATTCAAAGATTAACAGTCTTAGAGAAATTAAGGAGTTCAGAGGACTTTATAGTAATTGCTCCTATTCAGGCTTTATTGAGGAATTTAGTTCCTAAGGATTTATTTGATAATTATCATTTTGAGATAGATATTAATTCTAGTATAGACTTAGGTCAGCTTAGTTCTCAACTGACAGAACAAGGATATGAAAGAGTCAGTATGGTTTCTAATAAAGGAGAATACAGTATTAGAGGCGGTATTCTTGATATTTACCCTCTCACAAGAGATAATCCAGTTCGTATTGAGTTATTTGGAGATGAAGTAGAATCGATAAGAGAGTTCGACTTGGCTACACAGCGATCTATTAAAGAATTAAAAACTGTGAGTATTCCTCCATCTACAGAGACCTTATTACCCTCAAAATTTTTACAAAACGGAATTGTAGAACTAAAAGAATTATTAATTCAAGAAAAAGATAGGCTATTGGCTAATGATAAGGAAGAAGAAGCTAAAGAGTTAGAAGTTAAAGTTAAAGCAGATATTGAAAAAATAAAAGAAGGAATTATATTTACAGGAATTGAACAATACTTAGTTTCTTTTTATAAAGAGATGTCTACTCTAATTGACTATTTTCAGGACGGATATTTAATCTTTGATGCTCCAAATAGGATGCGTTCTAAAGCATTTAACATAATGGATGATATTAATGAATTGAAACTATCTTTGTTAAATCAAGGTAGTATATTAAGTAACTATGATCAAAACTTCACAACTTATGAAGAATTATTAACAGAAATATATACTTATTCTAAATTATATTTAAATGAAAATCAAAAAGCTAAAGGTTTAAAAGTAGATTATAATTTAGAGTTAAGTTTAAAGAAAACTCCAGTATTTAGAGGGCAGATTAATCAATTCATAGATGAAATTAAAAAGTTTAGAGGTAGAGAATATCAGATTATAATTACTCTATCTACTGCTAGTAAATGTAAAAGATTAGTTACTGGCCTAAAAGAAGAAGGTTTGCCTGCTTTTTACGTAGAGAATATAACGAATCAGATTAAACCGGGGAACATAGTAGTAACTACAGGGGCCTTACAAGAAGGGCTAATTTGTACTGAACCTAAATTTGTTCTTTTTACTGAAAGTGATTTATTTGCTCAAACTCAACGCAAAAAGAAACGGAAGATTAAGGCATATGATCAAGGGGTTAAGATATCTTCATTTGAAGAATTAGATGTAGGTGATTATGTAGTACATGAGAATCATGGAATTGGTAAGTATTTAGGGGTTAAGACCTTAGAAGTACAAGGACATAATAAAGATTATTTATTGATTAGATATGCTGATGAGGATAAACTTTATGTACCAACTGATCAGATAGACTTAATACAGAAGTATGTTGGTATGGATGGTAGCCAGCCTAAGTTATATAGTTTAGGTAGTAATGATTGGTCACGAATTAAACGTCGAGTTGAAGAATCAGTACAGGAAATGGCATAA
- a CDS encoding PRK06851 family protein has translation MEKGKITNLFPGGNTAQGFYSFYEYLPYKAERIFIIKGGPGTGKSTFMKKIGKIMVEEGFNIEYHWCSSDNNSLDGLVIKELNVAFLDGTAPHLVDPKTPGVIDEIINLGRYWDSQLLQNSKERIQELNNKIWSSFQDAYKYLAIAKLTHDEWESYYIEAMDFQQANQKTANLITEIIGDKAIAKKPGEIRRLFASALTPQGPVDYLANITADVKTRYIINGKPGTGKATLTKKIAEAALQRGYDVQFYHCSFDPESIDTIVIPELSVAVIDGTAPHEINPASEDDKVINMLDCIEQKTITEFESDISDVKERYNKLMSKAIAKIAKAKELHDDLEEYYIEAMDFESIDQLMQEIVSDLLSKTD, from the coding sequence ATGGAAAAGGGTAAGATTACTAATCTGTTTCCTGGTGGCAATACTGCTCAAGGTTTTTATTCTTTTTATGAATACCTACCTTATAAAGCTGAACGTATTTTTATTATCAAAGGTGGACCAGGTACTGGCAAATCTACATTTATGAAAAAAATCGGTAAAATTATGGTAGAAGAAGGCTTCAATATTGAATACCATTGGTGTTCATCTGATAATAATTCATTAGATGGGCTAGTGATTAAAGAACTGAATGTCGCTTTTTTAGACGGAACTGCTCCTCACTTAGTAGATCCTAAAACTCCTGGAGTAATAGATGAAATTATAAACTTAGGACGTTACTGGGATAGTCAACTTTTGCAAAACAGCAAAGAAAGAATTCAAGAATTAAATAATAAAATCTGGAGTTCTTTTCAAGATGCTTATAAATATTTAGCAATAGCTAAATTAACTCATGATGAATGGGAATCTTATTACATAGAAGCTATGGATTTTCAACAAGCAAATCAAAAAACAGCAAACTTAATTACGGAAATAATTGGTGACAAAGCTATTGCTAAAAAACCTGGAGAAATCAGAAGACTATTTGCAAGTGCTTTAACCCCCCAAGGACCAGTAGATTATCTGGCTAATATTACTGCTGATGTAAAAACACGCTATATAATCAACGGAAAACCAGGTACAGGTAAAGCTACTTTGACTAAGAAAATAGCTGAAGCCGCTTTACAAAGAGGTTATGATGTGCAGTTCTATCATTGTTCTTTTGACCCAGAAAGTATTGATACTATTGTAATTCCTGAGCTTAGTGTAGCTGTTATTGATGGCACAGCACCTCACGAAATAAATCCAGCAAGTGAGGATGACAAAGTCATAAACATGTTAGACTGTATTGAACAAAAAACAATTACTGAATTTGAATCAGATATCAGTGACGTTAAAGAACGTTATAATAAATTAATGTCTAAAGCAATTGCCAAAATTGCCAAAGCCAAAGAACTTCATGATGATTTAGAGGAATATTACATAGAAGCCATGGATTTTGAATCAATTGATCAGTTGATGCAAGAAATAGTGTCCGATTTATTAAGTAAAACAGATTAA
- a CDS encoding 50S ribosomal protein L25 codes for MELVELNAEVRSETGQSAARRLRNKGLVPGVVYGRSQETVSLKLDAKELAQAQGNNAIIDLSLEDDVKKVMVKELQKDVITGEFLHVDFHQIALDEEITVEVPVTLEGTSAGQREGGVLQQALRKVEVECLPTDIPQDIKVDISHLEVGESLHAAALKTGEGVELITNGDEVVVTIVVPTELSEEDLEEETTEVVAEPEVIGEEPDEEEEEADEIEDEE; via the coding sequence ATGGAACTTGTAGAACTCAATGCTGAAGTGAGAAGCGAAACTGGTCAGAGCGCAGCTCGCAGATTACGAAATAAAGGTTTAGTTCCTGGAGTAGTTTATGGTCGAAGCCAGGAGACAGTTAGCCTAAAGTTAGATGCTAAAGAGTTAGCTCAGGCTCAAGGAAACAATGCAATTATTGACTTAAGTCTTGAAGATGATGTTAAAAAGGTAATGGTTAAAGAATTACAGAAGGATGTAATTACAGGTGAATTTTTACATGTAGATTTTCACCAAATTGCTCTTGACGAGGAAATTACTGTAGAAGTACCTGTTACTTTAGAGGGTACGTCTGCTGGTCAAAGAGAAGGTGGAGTATTACAACAAGCACTTAGAAAAGTTGAAGTTGAATGTTTACCAACTGATATTCCTCAAGATATTAAGGTCGACATTTCTCATCTTGAAGTAGGTGAATCTTTACACGCTGCTGCATTAAAAACAGGTGAAGGTGTAGAACTTATAACTAATGGAGATGAAGTAGTAGTAACTATTGTTGTGCCTACTGAACTTAGTGAAGAGGATCTTGAAGAAGAAACAACAGAAGTTGTTGCTGAACCAGAAGTTATCGGTGAAGAGCCGGATGAAGAAGAGGAAGAAGCAGATGAAATTGAAGACGAAGAGTAA
- the pth gene encoding aminoacyl-tRNA hydrolase, whose protein sequence is MKLIVGLGNPDFKYSKTRHNIGFRIIDEFANQYQIKVNKEEKKALIGKSYLQGEKVILAKPQTYMNNSGQAVGELIRWYDIELEDVLIIYDDLDLELGQLRVRPSGGHGGHNGMKSIFNHLNNKSIPRIRVGIGRPPEYMTVTDYVLGKFSKENRNKVKKITSKAVDAIYEFLVNDINSVMNNFN, encoded by the coding sequence ATGAAACTGATAGTTGGATTAGGCAACCCCGATTTTAAATATTCTAAGACTAGACATAATATTGGTTTTCGAATAATAGATGAATTTGCTAATCAATATCAAATAAAGGTTAATAAAGAAGAAAAGAAGGCTTTAATTGGGAAGTCGTATTTACAAGGTGAGAAGGTTATCTTAGCTAAGCCGCAGACTTATATGAATAATAGTGGGCAGGCAGTAGGAGAGTTAATTAGATGGTATGATATTGAATTGGAAGATGTTCTGATTATTTATGATGATCTAGATTTAGAATTAGGTCAACTTAGAGTTAGACCTTCAGGAGGCCATGGCGGTCATAATGGAATGAAGTCAATCTTTAATCATTTAAACAATAAATCAATCCCTCGTATCAGAGTAGGGATTGGTCGACCACCGGAATATATGACGGTTACTGATTATGTATTAGGAAAATTTAGTAAGGAAAATAGGAATAAAGTAAAAAAAATAACTTCTAAAGCAGTGGATGCTATTTATGAATTTTTAGTCAATGATATAAATTCTGTGATGAATAATTTTAATTAA
- a CDS encoding ribose-phosphate diphosphokinase — protein sequence MVSKKERLKVFAGNSNPKLAREICDYLGTTLVDSDVFRFSDGEIGVSIVESVRGSDVFVVQPTSAPVNENIMELLVMVDALKRASARSITAVVPYFGYARQDRKAKPRDPISAKLISNLLASAGADRLVAIDLHAAQIQGFFDIPVDHLLGAPILAEYFLSKDLDENIVVSPDVGAVKRTRDFAERLNTSIAIIDKRRPKPNVSEVMNIIGDVNDKNVILLDDMIDTAGTITQAAKALKERGAREVYACCTHPVFSGPAIERLEESNIKEVVVTNTIPLPDEKKLDKVNVLSIAPLLGEAIDRIFKDLSVSVLFD from the coding sequence ATGGTATCAAAGAAAGAGAGGTTAAAAGTATTTGCAGGTAACTCAAACCCCAAGTTAGCTAGAGAAATTTGTGATTATTTAGGAACTACATTAGTTGATTCTGATGTTTTCAGATTTAGTGATGGGGAGATTGGCGTTAGTATTGTAGAGAGTGTAAGAGGATCAGATGTATTTGTTGTTCAACCAACTAGTGCTCCAGTAAATGAGAATATTATGGAATTGCTAGTCATGGTTGATGCATTAAAGAGAGCTTCTGCTCGTAGTATTACAGCAGTAGTACCGTATTTTGGATATGCACGACAGGATAGAAAGGCTAAACCTAGAGATCCTATTTCCGCTAAGCTAATATCTAATTTATTAGCATCTGCCGGAGCAGATAGGTTAGTTGCAATTGATCTTCATGCTGCTCAAATCCAAGGTTTCTTTGATATCCCTGTTGATCACTTATTAGGTGCTCCTATTTTGGCAGAATATTTCTTAAGTAAAGATTTAGATGAGAATATTGTTGTGTCTCCAGATGTAGGTGCTGTAAAAAGAACGCGAGATTTTGCTGAAAGACTTAATACTTCAATAGCTATTATTGATAAAAGACGACCAAAACCTAATGTGTCAGAGGTAATGAATATTATCGGAGATGTCAATGATAAAAATGTAATCTTATTAGATGACATGATTGATACAGCAGGGACTATTACGCAAGCAGCTAAGGCTTTAAAAGAACGAGGTGCTAGAGAAGTTTATGCTTGCTGTACTCATCCAGTTTTTTCTGGTCCAGCAATTGAAAGATTAGAGGAATCAAATATTAAGGAAGTAGTAGTAACAAATACCATTCCTTTACCAGATGAGAAAAAATTGGACAAGGTTAATGTATTATCAATTGCTCCATTACTTGGAGAAGCTATTGATAGAATATTTAAAGACCTGTCAGTTAGTGTATTATTTGATTAA
- a CDS encoding anti-sigma-F factor Fin: MQLIYYCDRCNNLVDELDVEEVDEEKLGLSILTADEKEDIIKKTDDKMEIGIICDECETKEDLVSLVNDNLVH; the protein is encoded by the coding sequence ATGCAGTTAATTTACTATTGTGACCGTTGTAATAATCTAGTCGATGAATTAGATGTAGAAGAAGTGGACGAAGAGAAATTAGGATTGTCTATCTTGACTGCAGATGAAAAAGAAGATATAATAAAAAAAACTGATGATAAAATGGAGATTGGAATTATCTGTGACGAATGTGAAACTAAAGAGGATTTGGTTTCTTTAGTTAATGATAATTTAGTACATTAA
- the glmU gene encoding bifunctional UDP-N-acetylglucosamine diphosphorylase/glucosamine-1-phosphate N-acetyltransferase GlmU, with protein sequence MVKLATVILAAGKGTRMKSELPKVLHQVCGKSMVEHIISTAQNLNPVQNVAVIGHKGELVEEELEDINIDFAYQNQQLGTGHAVMQAEELLSDFTGSVLVLCGDTPLLTAETLELLTKSQQEKSAAATILTTKVDDPTGYGRIVRGQKGEVVKIVEDKDATVKQAEINEVNTGTYCFDSQLLFSALDELDTDNAQGEYYLTDIIEIFKNQGNKVTAVITKDEAETLGVNNRRHLAKAEEVLRKRICNRHLDFGVTIIDPKNTFIDDEVEIGQDTIIYPFAMLEGDTKIGECSTIGPQSRIIDSELGSEVEVQNSVIKEAKVGDKTMVGPFAYLRPGAEIGSEAKVGDFVEIKKSKVGDKSKVPHLSYIGDTIIGQGVNIGAGTITANYDGEAKHQTVIKDGVFIGSNSTLVAPIHIGQNAITGAGSVVTKDVEESTLVLGVPAIEKESEGD encoded by the coding sequence ATGGTTAAATTGGCTACAGTTATTTTAGCTGCAGGTAAGGGGACTAGAATGAAGTCTGAACTTCCAAAGGTGTTACATCAAGTCTGTGGGAAGTCTATGGTTGAACATATTATTTCGACGGCTCAGAATTTAAATCCGGTACAGAATGTTGCGGTTATTGGTCATAAAGGAGAATTAGTTGAAGAAGAATTAGAAGATATAAATATAGATTTTGCTTATCAAAATCAACAACTTGGAACTGGTCATGCAGTAATGCAAGCAGAAGAATTATTATCAGATTTTACGGGTTCAGTTTTAGTTCTATGTGGAGATACCCCATTATTAACGGCAGAGACTTTAGAACTTTTAACCAAAAGCCAACAAGAAAAGTCAGCAGCAGCTACGATTCTGACTACTAAAGTAGATGACCCAACTGGGTATGGTAGAATAGTAAGGGGTCAAAAAGGGGAAGTAGTTAAGATTGTAGAGGATAAAGATGCTACTGTTAAGCAGGCAGAAATAAATGAGGTTAATACTGGAACTTATTGTTTTGATAGTCAACTTTTATTCTCAGCATTAGATGAACTTGATACAGATAATGCTCAAGGGGAGTACTATTTAACCGATATTATTGAGATATTTAAAAATCAAGGGAATAAAGTTACTGCTGTAATTACTAAAGATGAAGCAGAGACTCTAGGAGTTAATAATAGACGACATTTGGCTAAAGCAGAAGAAGTTTTGCGAAAACGAATATGTAATCGACATTTAGACTTTGGAGTGACAATCATTGATCCTAAGAATACATTTATTGATGATGAAGTGGAGATAGGTCAAGATACGATTATTTATCCATTTGCTATGCTAGAAGGTGATACTAAGATAGGTGAATGTTCTACTATTGGCCCTCAAAGTAGAATAATTGATTCTGAATTAGGGTCTGAGGTAGAAGTTCAAAATTCAGTAATCAAGGAAGCAAAGGTAGGAGACAAAACAATGGTAGGCCCATTTGCTTACTTAAGACCTGGAGCTGAAATTGGATCTGAGGCAAAAGTTGGTGATTTTGTAGAAATTAAAAAATCTAAAGTTGGAGATAAAAGTAAGGTGCCACATTTAAGTTACATAGGCGATACAATTATTGGTCAAGGAGTTAATATAGGAGCAGGAACTATTACTGCTAATTATGATGGTGAAGCAAAACATCAAACTGTAATAAAAGATGGAGTATTCATAGGTAGTAATTCTACTTTAGTCGCACCAATTCATATTGGTCAAAATGCTATAACAGGAGCCGGCTCAGTGGTTACTAAAGATGTGGAAGAAAGCACTCTGGTATTAGGAGTTCCAGCAATTGAAAAAGAATCTGAGGGAGATTAA
- the purR gene encoding pur operon repressor: protein MKMRRSERIVAITKILVDKPYRLFSLNHFAEKFNVAKSTVSEDLAIIKRVFAAENMGKIETLSGAAGGVRFIPDKADYDIKKTIKYFCQQLSDAERILPGGFLYMTDLIFSPELIMEVGKIFATKFADLDVDYIITIETKGIPIALATARAMNLPVISVRKDNRVTEGSVVSINYVTGSSKKIETMSLSRRALQVGSKVIIIDDFMKAGGTAKGMLDLMKEFQTEVLDIGVLMETSEPENKLVSDYTSLITLERVDEKNQEVVARPSDWVI from the coding sequence ATGAAAATGAGAAGAAGCGAAAGGATCGTAGCAATTACTAAAATTTTAGTTGATAAACCATATAGATTATTTTCTTTAAATCATTTTGCTGAAAAATTCAATGTAGCAAAATCTACAGTTAGCGAAGATTTAGCTATTATTAAACGAGTATTTGCGGCAGAAAATATGGGAAAGATTGAAACACTTTCAGGAGCAGCTGGCGGAGTTAGATTTATTCCAGATAAAGCGGATTATGATATTAAAAAAACTATTAAGTATTTTTGTCAGCAGTTATCTGATGCAGAGCGAATTTTACCTGGTGGATTTTTATATATGACTGATCTTATTTTTTCACCAGAATTAATTATGGAAGTAGGAAAGATTTTTGCTACTAAATTTGCTGACTTAGATGTTGATTACATAATTACTATAGAAACTAAAGGGATCCCTATAGCCTTAGCTACAGCTAGAGCTATGAATTTACCAGTGATCAGCGTTAGAAAGGATAATAGAGTAACAGAGGGGTCAGTAGTTAGTATTAATTATGTGACAGGTTCTTCTAAAAAAATAGAGACTATGTCTTTATCTAGGAGGGCATTGCAAGTTGGCTCTAAAGTGATTATTATAGATGATTTCATGAAAGCTGGAGGAACGGCTAAAGGAATGTTGGATTTGATGAAAGAGTTTCAAACTGAGGTTTTAGATATTGGAGTTTTAATGGAAACTAGTGAACCCGAAAATAAGTTAGTTTCAGATTATACTTCACTAATTACTTTAGAGAGAGTAGATGAAAAGAATCAAGAAGTAGTAGCTCGACCCAGTGATTGGGTTATTTAA
- a CDS encoding MerR family transcriptional regulator, which yields MADIDPRIPVYSIGVVKDMTGLTGRQIRYYEKMELVKPARTKGNQRIYSQKDIERLNKVKELLDAGLNIAGIQEQLGKISNKNEKKEELNSSEIIDDVKVSKKKLTSLYPVSNRAELMELLSEKKENKDD from the coding sequence ATGGCCGATATTGATCCTAGGATTCCAGTCTATTCAATTGGAGTAGTTAAAGATATGACTGGTTTGACAGGACGACAGATCCGTTATTATGAAAAAATGGAGTTAGTTAAGCCAGCCAGAACTAAAGGTAATCAGAGAATTTATTCTCAAAAAGATATAGAACGATTAAATAAAGTAAAAGAATTATTAGATGCAGGGTTAAATATTGCCGGCATTCAAGAGCAATTAGGAAAGATTTCAAATAAAAATGAAAAGAAGGAAGAGCTAAACTCTAGTGAGATAATAGATGATGTTAAGGTAAGCAAGAAGAAATTAACTTCTCTATATCCGGTTTCCAATCGAGCTGAGTTAATGGAGTTGTTGAGTGAAAAGAAAGAAAATAAAGATGATTGA